The following proteins are co-located in the Pontiella desulfatans genome:
- a CDS encoding recombinase family protein — MTTNHVQKIAIYARTSTSDGKQNVETQLSLLRQYCSQRGFEIHKEYVDQMSGSSDKRPEYLALLADAKKRHFSAVIVYRFDRFARSTKMLIEGLEEFDHLGIDFISYSENIDTSSPMGKCMFQIISAFAELEKSVIRERVMSGLDRARKEGKTLGRPRVGFDVSKALKLREEGLGVRRIAKQLGVSYGTVYRTLKDIPQIQMAG, encoded by the coding sequence ATGACTACAAATCATGTCCAGAAGATCGCCATTTACGCCCGCACATCCACTTCTGACGGCAAACAGAATGTAGAAACCCAGCTATCCCTATTGCGTCAGTATTGTTCCCAAAGAGGCTTTGAGATCCATAAGGAATACGTTGATCAGATGTCCGGATCATCAGACAAGAGACCTGAATATCTCGCCCTTTTGGCAGATGCCAAGAAACGTCATTTTTCAGCGGTGATTGTGTATCGCTTCGACAGGTTTGCACGAAGCACAAAGATGCTCATCGAAGGCTTGGAAGAATTCGATCACCTCGGAATCGACTTCATCAGCTACAGCGAAAATATCGATACCAGTTCCCCGATGGGTAAATGCATGTTCCAGATCATCTCTGCATTTGCTGAATTGGAGAAATCAGTCATTCGGGAGCGTGTAATGAGCGGTCTTGATCGTGCCCGCAAGGAAGGTAAGACTCTGGGACGACCTCGTGTGGGATTCGATGTCTCCAAGGCTCTCAAGCTTCGTGAAGAAGGTCTTGGGGTTAGACGGATTGCCAAACAGCTTGGGGTGTCTTACGGGACTGTCTATCGGACTTTGAAGGATATTCCTCAAATTCAGATGGCAGGATGA
- a CDS encoding plasmid mobilization protein, with protein MLPVRFTEAEKAKIQQDAKDSGLSLTEYVRRKLL; from the coding sequence ATGCTTCCCGTTCGGTTTACTGAAGCAGAGAAAGCGAAGATTCAGCAGGATGCAAAAGATAGTGGGCTAAGTCTGACCGAATATGTGCGGCGAAAACTACTCTGA
- a CDS encoding IS1595 family transposase, translating to MEAYPKDLEELELNFSSEEACRDYLASLRWPNGFLCPACGHGESWRLADGLFKCKKCSRKTSVTSGTIFEGTRKPLASWFRAIWWVTSQKNGASALGLMRVLGLGSYKTAWTWLHKLRRAMVRPGRERLTGTVQVDETFIGGTRPGKRGRGAEGKTLVLIVAQENGKAVGRIRLVKIPDASSKSLEGAIRETVDPGTQVKTDGWKGYNGLGALGYDHKVVRKSEDVGANLLPLCHRVASLLKRWLGGTHQGAVSHEHLAYYLDEYTFRFNRRTSRSRGMLFYRLLQNAVAMEPVRFKEISLSVRGRNHKIQT from the coding sequence ATGGAAGCGTATCCAAAGGATCTGGAAGAATTGGAACTGAACTTTTCAAGTGAAGAAGCATGTCGCGACTATCTTGCATCATTGCGATGGCCGAACGGCTTCCTTTGCCCGGCCTGTGGCCATGGGGAGTCGTGGCGACTGGCAGACGGCCTTTTCAAGTGCAAGAAGTGCAGTCGTAAAACATCTGTAACCTCGGGTACGATCTTTGAGGGCACCCGCAAACCGCTGGCGTCCTGGTTCAGGGCGATCTGGTGGGTGACAAGCCAGAAGAACGGAGCCAGCGCCCTGGGACTGATGCGCGTTCTCGGCCTCGGAAGCTACAAGACCGCATGGACGTGGCTGCACAAGCTCCGCCGGGCGATGGTACGTCCGGGACGGGAAAGACTGACCGGAACCGTGCAGGTGGATGAAACCTTCATAGGCGGCACAAGGCCCGGGAAACGGGGGCGCGGAGCCGAAGGCAAGACCCTTGTGCTGATCGTGGCGCAGGAGAATGGTAAGGCCGTCGGTCGCATTCGCCTTGTAAAAATACCCGATGCCTCATCCAAAAGTCTTGAAGGGGCCATCCGAGAAACAGTTGATCCGGGTACGCAGGTGAAGACGGACGGGTGGAAGGGGTACAATGGTTTGGGAGCTTTGGGCTACGACCATAAAGTCGTTCGGAAATCCGAGGATGTTGGCGCGAACCTGCTCCCCCTTTGCCATCGAGTCGCCAGTTTGCTTAAGCGGTGGCTTGGCGGAACACATCAGGGCGCAGTAAGTCACGAGCATTTGGCATACTATCTCGACGAATACACGTTCCGCTTCAACCGGCGCACTTCCCGCTCGCGGGGAATGCTGTTTTACCGTCTGCTACAAAATGCAGTCGCTATGGAACCCGTTCGGTTCAAGGAAATATCCCTGTCGGTCAGGGGAAGAAACCACAAGATACAGACTTAG
- a CDS encoding homocysteine S-methyltransferase family protein has product MFNGIMNFEQTLQSCPTILMEAAIAERVRRAHPDLLHPRLATSLLTQTLEGRDILRGFVREYIAIAKEAGLPIVLGTPTWRVDKLRCTEENIATDLNAAAVQFEMEFKQDYASVLIAGQLGCKNDCYQPEEAITTSEAYDFHAWQIERLTEADFLYAVTLPEVGEALGIAQAMAATGKPYIISFVIGKDGCILDGTTLEEAISRIDAETNRSPIGYGVNCCYPSFLQASELSGDAAKRLLSIQANASSLSHDELEGAGTVKADPVEDWSRCMHNLHRTAGIKMLGGCCGTTGEHLKALVWDSSSNTK; this is encoded by the coding sequence ATGTTTAATGGCATCATGAACTTTGAACAGACCCTCCAATCCTGTCCAACGATCCTGATGGAAGCCGCCATCGCGGAGCGGGTGCGCCGCGCGCATCCCGACCTGCTGCATCCCAGGCTTGCCACCTCCCTGCTGACCCAAACCCTGGAAGGGCGCGATATACTGCGCGGGTTTGTTCGCGAATACATCGCCATTGCCAAAGAAGCCGGCCTGCCAATCGTTCTGGGTACGCCGACCTGGCGGGTTGATAAACTGCGTTGTACCGAGGAAAACATCGCAACCGATCTCAATGCAGCGGCCGTTCAGTTTGAAATGGAATTCAAACAGGACTATGCCAGCGTCCTCATCGCCGGGCAGCTCGGCTGCAAAAACGACTGTTATCAACCCGAGGAAGCCATCACCACCTCCGAAGCCTACGACTTCCACGCCTGGCAGATCGAGCGGCTGACCGAAGCCGACTTTCTATACGCCGTCACCCTTCCGGAGGTTGGCGAAGCCCTCGGCATTGCCCAGGCCATGGCCGCAACCGGAAAGCCCTACATCATCAGCTTCGTCATCGGAAAAGACGGTTGCATCCTTGATGGAACAACCCTTGAGGAAGCCATTTCAAGGATCGATGCGGAAACCAACCGGTCGCCCATCGGCTATGGCGTCAACTGCTGCTATCCCTCATTTCTCCAGGCATCGGAACTTTCCGGGGATGCCGCCAAGCGCCTGCTTTCCATACAAGCCAACGCTTCGTCGCTTTCCCACGACGAGCTCGAAGGCGCGGGAACGGTTAAAGCCGATCCGGTTGAAGATTGGAGTCGTTGCATGCACAACCTGCACCGAACAGCAGGAATCAAAATGCTCGGGGGATGTTGCGGCACAACCGGTGAACACTTGAAGGCACTGGTATGGGATTCCAGCTCGAACACAAAATGA
- a CDS encoding pyrophosphate--fructose-6-phosphate 1-phosphotransferase produces the protein MSVKKVALLTAGGLAPCLSTAIGRLIERYTEVSPETEIIAYVGGYKGLLQGNSIKINGEIRENAAVLYKHGGSPIGNSRVKLTNVKDCEKRGLVQPGENPLEVAANQLVKDGVDVLHTIGGDDTNTTAADLAAFLAENNYKLIVVGLPKTIDNDVFPIKQSLGAWTAAEEGAKYFSNVVAEHNANPRMLIIHEVMGRNCGWLTAYTAKVYHENLEELDFLPNIGLSKERKDVHAIFVPEMEIDIAAEAARLGQVMDDVDNVNIFISEGAGVDAIIREMEAAGEEVPRDAFGHVKLDAVNPGAWFGKQFAKLLGAEKVLIQKSGYFARAAASNAADLKLIKDCCDKAVESAMEGIGGVVGHDEDKNDELRACEFPRIAGGKPFDIDEPWFGELLADIGQAKGAKVEVSH, from the coding sequence ATGTCTGTGAAGAAAGTTGCCCTGCTTACCGCCGGCGGACTGGCCCCCTGCCTTTCCACCGCAATCGGTCGCCTCATCGAGCGCTACACCGAAGTTTCCCCCGAAACCGAAATCATCGCCTACGTGGGTGGCTACAAAGGCCTGCTCCAGGGCAACTCGATCAAGATCAACGGCGAGATCCGCGAAAACGCGGCCGTCCTCTACAAGCACGGCGGAAGCCCGATCGGCAACAGCCGCGTCAAACTCACCAACGTCAAGGACTGCGAAAAACGCGGCCTCGTGCAACCCGGCGAAAACCCGCTGGAGGTTGCGGCCAACCAGCTCGTCAAGGATGGCGTCGACGTCCTCCACACCATCGGTGGCGACGACACCAACACCACCGCCGCCGACCTCGCGGCGTTCCTGGCCGAAAACAACTACAAGCTGATCGTCGTTGGCCTGCCGAAGACCATCGACAACGATGTCTTCCCGATCAAGCAGAGCCTTGGCGCCTGGACGGCCGCCGAAGAGGGCGCCAAATATTTCTCCAACGTCGTCGCCGAGCACAACGCCAACCCGCGCATGCTCATCATCCACGAAGTCATGGGCCGCAACTGCGGATGGCTCACCGCCTACACCGCCAAGGTCTACCACGAAAACCTCGAGGAACTCGACTTCCTGCCGAACATCGGCCTCTCCAAGGAGCGCAAGGATGTCCACGCCATCTTCGTTCCGGAAATGGAAATCGACATCGCCGCCGAAGCCGCCCGCCTCGGGCAGGTGATGGACGATGTCGACAACGTGAACATCTTCATCTCCGAAGGGGCCGGCGTGGATGCCATCATCAGGGAAATGGAAGCCGCCGGCGAAGAAGTCCCGCGCGATGCCTTCGGCCACGTCAAGCTCGACGCCGTCAATCCCGGCGCCTGGTTCGGCAAACAGTTCGCCAAGCTGCTCGGTGCCGAAAAGGTGCTCATCCAGAAGTCCGGCTACTTTGCCCGGGCCGCCGCCTCCAACGCGGCCGACCTCAAGCTCATCAAGGATTGCTGCGACAAGGCCGTTGAATCCGCGATGGAAGGCATCGGCGGCGTGGTTGGCCACGACGAGGATAAGAACGACGAGCTGCGCGCCTGCGAGTTCCCGCGCATTGCCGGCGGCAAGCCGTTCGACATCGACGAGCCCTGGTTCGGCGAGCTCCTCGCCGACATCGGCCAGGCCAAAGGCGCCAAGGTGGAAGTCAGCCACTAG
- a CDS encoding ankyrin repeat domain-containing protein, producing the protein MLEARILADPALLEKPEGKNGGTLLQVAFRENHPEAVALLLANGASREGLEQDGMNIVVASLENLPMLNALLNAGFDPDKPDAKGVPPIHHAVAKRLVDAVKVLLEAGAQVDARDQTFRTPLMRVVEADDLEMAALLLDHRADVNAFDRRGESPLHRSVRKRSAEGSRLLLERGGDPRQFNFFHMTPLHIAVNGGHTNLVSILLERPNMAGLYDEGGRVPLDHALKGHSFETADLLIGAGADVDFILANGETLMHETILSRDYQTARYLIRAGASVHIPNAKGETAHAIMRRKQLHGLLELVEMRDNPEAFTNAVDSAELSVE; encoded by the coding sequence ATGCTGGAAGCACGAATCCTGGCCGATCCGGCCCTGCTGGAAAAACCCGAAGGGAAAAACGGCGGAACGCTTTTGCAGGTGGCCTTCCGGGAAAACCACCCCGAAGCGGTCGCCCTGCTGCTGGCCAACGGGGCATCCCGGGAGGGGCTGGAGCAGGACGGGATGAATATAGTCGTGGCCTCGCTCGAAAACCTTCCCATGCTCAATGCCCTGCTGAATGCGGGCTTCGATCCGGACAAGCCGGATGCCAAGGGCGTTCCGCCCATCCACCATGCCGTGGCCAAGCGGCTGGTTGACGCCGTTAAGGTTTTGCTCGAGGCCGGGGCCCAGGTGGATGCACGCGACCAAACCTTCCGCACCCCGCTCATGCGGGTGGTCGAGGCGGACGATCTGGAAATGGCCGCACTCCTGCTGGATCACCGGGCCGATGTGAATGCCTTCGACCGGCGGGGCGAGTCGCCGCTCCACCGTTCGGTGCGCAAACGCAGCGCCGAGGGCAGCCGGCTGTTGCTCGAACGCGGGGGCGACCCGCGCCAATTCAATTTTTTCCACATGACCCCGCTGCACATTGCCGTGAACGGTGGCCATACCAATCTGGTTTCCATCCTCCTCGAGCGGCCCAACATGGCCGGCCTGTACGATGAAGGCGGCCGGGTTCCGCTCGACCATGCGCTCAAGGGCCATTCGTTCGAGACCGCCGACCTGCTGATCGGGGCCGGCGCGGATGTCGATTTCATTTTGGCCAACGGCGAGACGCTGATGCACGAGACCATCCTTTCGCGCGACTACCAAACCGCCCGCTACCTCATCCGTGCCGGCGCCAGCGTGCACATCCCCAACGCCAAGGGCGAAACCGCCCACGCCATCATGCGCCGCAAGCAGCTTCACGGCCTGCTTGAGCTCGTTGAAATGCGCGACAATCCCGAGGCGTTCACCAATGCGGTGGATTCGGCGGAACTGTCCGTGGAGTAG